CATTGAGCGTATCGGCCCCATTTCCCTCACAAAAATCCGAGAGAAGCTGGGAAACAACTATTCCTATGAGGAAATTCGGTTAGTCAGGGCTTGGTGGCAGCGTCAACAGTGAAGATTGATGTTGACAGTGGATGCCCCTGTAATAGAATCTGAAGACAACCCCAGGATTGATGCAACTAGAGTAGAGCACTCCTATGCCGCCATTTTGGCCCCGAGAACCAGATCGCAAGAATGATACCGCTTATCGTCGCTTTGGCGATCGCGTCAATTTGGCGTTTAATATTGCCATTTATGCGACGGCCGCTTCGTCTTTGTGGTTTTTTAAGTTGCTAATGTATCAGGATTGGCCTTGGCTGAAGGGCTTAACCCTAGGCTGGTTGGGGTTTATTGTTCTGCAAGCCATATATGTAATAGCCATCGCTGACTATAGTGATGCAGACGATACCAAACCTATTTTTAAAAAAGATAAGGATATGCTTGCTGAAGAATCTAGTGAGTCCTCTGAGGGGTAAGTATGATTCTGGTGCTTTTGGCATGAAGTCCGTTTTGTTATGGACATTGAGAGTGGATTGTTGCTACCAATCCAGCCAAAAAATGATTCTTACTTCTTGAGGGTTGCCAAGTTTTAAAAGTTCTTCGATGAACCAGTCCCCGTAACCAACAAATTCGCGATAGCTCTCTATCCAGGAAACTTCTCCTCTATTCTTTCCTGGGTTAGGATAAACGCCTTCGTCGTCGGGGAAGTCTTCAGGGAAAGACCCTAAATCTTTAAATAAAGAAGCATACTGACGTTTTACATAGCCCGTCCAAGGTGGAAACTTTTTGTCCCAATTGTAATCAATGACTTCTTGAACTAAAAACCATGTTAAGTACAACCTTTTTATCAAGAAGCTATCAGTTAATCCGGTAAAAAACGCTTCCTTATAGAGAAGATTCATGTCGTCGGGGAACCCGCGAGGCTCGGCAATTGGAACAATCGGTTCAGTATGCCAAAACGGATAGGTATATCGGCGCTCATACCCTACAAGGGCCGTGTATAGGGAATAGGCCGTGCCAGGATAGACACAGGCAACAGGTATCTGTTTGTCCTTTGACCTCTTAGGAGTTGGAATGGGTTCCCAATGTCCTTCTCTCCAAGTCTCTGCGTAAAAATTCCCTTCTCTACTCATCGATACTGGCGAAAATTGATCGGGCTAGGTTGATATCTGATGCATTATCGAAGTAGGTCGCAACCTGGATGTAGCTTTCTTTAGCAAAGACAAAACCATAGAGGGCATGGGTTCCATCTTCGATTAATTGATAGGAGAGTCGATGATTACTGATGTTTGACTGTTCATGCAATTCGAACGCTTCTGTTGAAATGTCCTGTTTTCGTTGAGCTAAGCGAGTGTCGATGGACTCGTTATGATTGTTATTCCATACATTGAAATAGAGGGTCAAGCTGGGACGCCATAGGATGAGAGAACCTTCTTCGATCCGACGATTGAATTTGAAGGGGAGTGAAACTGACCATGTTGAAGTGAGTTGATACTGCCCAGACACAATAGGGTAATTTGGGTGGAGGTTGTTCGTATCAATAGACATTAGCTGCTCTTTATTCAAAGTGACAAGTTAGTGATAGTCAACAATGCTCACACCACAGACACTGCTGTCTAACTTCTCAAAATATCCTTGCCGAAGGAGCAAGTAGTATGACGTGGCCCAATAAAAAGTACGGAACCTTAACAAAAAGGTGTGATCTTTAATACAGATGTGCTAGGGAATAGGATAAGTTTTTTGATTTTTTCCAGAATTGTCATCAATGAAATTTATCCATCCACTCGTCCCTGTAGTAATTACTGCAATTGTTGCCGCTCCTTTTTATAGTGCCCAGGCATTGAATTCAGCGGAAGTGAGTGCGATCGCAGAAGCCGTTACCGTCCGTATCGATGGTCAAAACTCAGGTTCAGGGGTGATTATCAAACGTCAAGATGATGTTTACACCGTATTGACAGCGGCCCATGTGGTGGCCACAGCGGATGAATATGATGTAGTGACTGATGATGATTCACGGTATCCCTTGGCCTACAGTACCGTTAAAAAATTTCCTGGAATTGATTTAGCACTGGTTGAATTTACTAGTTCCAAGCCTTATCAAGTCGCAAAGTTGGGAGACTCGTCTAACGTGAGGGCAGGAGAATCTATTTATGTCTCTGGATTTCCCATGTCTACTGCTGCTATCACCGCTCCCATTTGGAACTTTTCTGAAGGGAAGGTAACGGCAAACGCTAAACGCCCTTTGGCAGATGGCTATGGATTGGTTTATAGCAACAACACCTTACCGGGGATGAGTGGTGGGTCTGTTTTAGACAGCCAAGGCCAACTGATTGGCATTCATGGGCGAGCGGATGGAGAACGGCAGGTTAAACGGACGGAAACGGTGTACGTGAAGACAGGATTTAATCTAGGGATTCCCATCAATACCTTTTTAAGTTCCGTGGGCACGATTAATCCTGATTTAGGATTTTCAGGAAATGTGGCAACTGGGGGAGTTGAATTAACCTCGGATGACTTGTATTTGCAGGGCACGAATAAGTTTCAAGGGGGGAATTACCAAGGTGCGATCGCAGATCTAAATCAATCCATCGACCTCAATCCCCAAAATGCTTTTGCCTTCAACAGTCGTGGCAATGCTTTTTATGAATTACAGCAATACAAAGATGCGATCACTCAGTATGACCAAGCTATTGCCTTGAATCCTGACTATGCCGAAGCCTATTTCAATCGAGGACTCGCTCATAAGCTTGATGGAAATGATGCTCAAGCCCAGCAGGATCATCTGAAATCAAAGCAACTCTTAGGTGGCCAAGTCGAATCACTTCAAAATAAAGCCGATCGCATTCAACAACTGCTCGATCAAAAGCTGAAGCCTTTTGAACTTCGGTAATGATGGGTTGTGTTGGCTACGAAATTAGTTCGATATATTTCCGAAGGATTAGCCACTATCGAGCTTGGGACAGAAGCCCTAGCATGGCGAATTAATAATCAGGGGTTATTCTAGAAAAGACAATCTGGTGAAACTTCGAATTCACCTTAATGGCCCTGAAAAATAGGGGTACCCTAAGCTATGGCAGACCAAATTGCAACTGTAGACGTAGAAGCCCTCGCCGCAGATATTGGTGAAAAAATCTATATTGATGTGGCCAAATGGCATCTCTTTCTGAGTGATGCCCATCT
The Acaryochloris marina S15 genome window above contains:
- a CDS encoding trypsin-like peptidase domain-containing protein, yielding MKFIHPLVPVVITAIVAAPFYSAQALNSAEVSAIAEAVTVRIDGQNSGSGVIIKRQDDVYTVLTAAHVVATADEYDVVTDDDSRYPLAYSTVKKFPGIDLALVEFTSSKPYQVAKLGDSSNVRAGESIYVSGFPMSTAAITAPIWNFSEGKVTANAKRPLADGYGLVYSNNTLPGMSGGSVLDSQGQLIGIHGRADGERQVKRTETVYVKTGFNLGIPINTFLSSVGTINPDLGFSGNVATGGVELTSDDLYLQGTNKFQGGNYQGAIADLNQSIDLNPQNAFAFNSRGNAFYELQQYKDAITQYDQAIALNPDYAEAYFNRGLAHKLDGNDAQAQQDHLKSKQLLGGQVESLQNKADRIQQLLDQKLKPFELR